The Oncorhynchus keta strain PuntledgeMale-10-30-2019 unplaced genomic scaffold, Oket_V2 Un_contig_20863_pilon_pilon, whole genome shotgun sequence nucleotide sequence CCTGTCAACCTGGGGTAATGTTTTATGTTTCACCAGCAAGCAGGAACAGGATTTACCAGAGcatgattaaaaaatatatataaaaatcagATTATTTCACATGGAGATGTGTGAAGCTTAAACGGCTAGCTAGTCTGCTATGTTTTTAGCCAGGCTAAAGACGGCCAGGCTAAAGACAGCCAGGCCGGGCTAAAGACAGACAGGCTAAAGACAGCCAGGCCGGGCTAAAGACGGCCGGGCTAAAGACGGCCGGGCTAAAGACGGCCGGGCGAAAGACGGCCAGGCCGGGCTAAAGACGGCCAGGCCGGGCTAAAGACGGCCAGGCCGGGCTAAAGACGGCCAGGCCGGGCTAAAGACGGCCAGGCCGGGCTAAAGACGGCCAGGCCGGGCTAAAGACGGCCAGGCCGGGCTAAAGACGGCCGGGCTAAAGACGGCCGGGCTAAAGACGGCCGGGCTAAAGACGGCCGGGCTAAAGAGGCCGGGCTAAAGACGGCCGGGCTAAAGACGGCCAGGCCGGGCTAAAGACGGCCAGGCCGGGCTAAAGACGGCCGGGCAAAAGACGGCCGGGCTAAAGAGGCTAAAGACAGCCGGGCTAAAGACGGCCGGGCAAAAGACGGCCGGGCTAAAGACGGCCGGGCTAAAGACGGCCGGGCTAAAGAGGCCGGGCTAAAGACGGCCGGGCTAAAGACGGCCAGGCCGGGCTAAAGACGGCCAGGCCGGGCTAAAGACGGCCGGGCAAAAGACGGCCGGGCTAAAGAGGCTAAAGACAGCCAGGCTAAAGACAGCCGGGCTAAAGACGGCCGGGCAAAAGACGGCCGGGCTAAAGAGGCTAAAGACAGCCAGGCTAAAGACAGCCGGGCTAAAGACGTCCGGGCTAAAGACGTCCGGGCTAAAGACGTCCAGGCTAAAGACGGCCAGGCTAACGACGTCCAGGCTAAAGACGGCCAGGCCAGGCTAAAGACACCCGGGCTAAAGACGGCTAGCTACTTCTGGGAAGATGATACTTTCTAGTTTTCACAAAACTAAAATACTTTGCCATCGTCCCCTTGTGGGACAGACAAGGATATCATGTTACCAAAAGGTGTCCAGTACTCCACCCACCTGGATCACCTGAGTTACACTGGAAGACTCCACCCACCTGGATCACCTGAGTTACACTGGAAGACTCCACCCACCTGGATCACCTGAGTTACACTGGAAGACTCCACCCACCTGGATCACCTGAGTTACACTGGAAGACTCCACCCACCTGGATCACCTGAGTTACACTGGAAGACTCCACCCACCTGGATCACCTGAGTTACACTGGAAGACTCCACCCACCTGGATCACCTGAGATACACTGGAAGACTCCACCCACCTGGATCACCTGAGTTACACTGGAAGACTCCACCCACCTGGATCACCTGAGTTACACTGGAAGACTCCACCCACCAGGATCACCTGAGTTACACTGGGAGACTCCACCCACCTGTATGACCTGAGTTACACTGGGAGACTCCACCCACCTGTATGACCTGAGTTACACTGGGAGACTCCACCCACCTGTATGACCTGAGTTACACTGGAAGACTCCACCCACCTGGATCACCTGAGTTACACTGGAAGATCCGCCCACCTGGATCACCTGAGTTTCACTGGAAGACTCCGCCCACCTGTATCACCTGAGTTACACTGGAAGACTCCGCCCACCTGTATCACCTGAGTTACACTGGAAGACTCCGCCCACCTGTATCACCTGAGTTACACTGGAAGATCCGCCCACCTGTATCACCTGAGTTTCACTGGAAAACTCGGCCCACCTGTATCACCTGAGTTACACTGGAAGACTCCGCCCACCTGTATCACCTGAGTTACACTGGAAGACTCCGCCCACCTGTATCACCTGAGTTACACTGGAAGACTCCGCCCACCTGTATCACCTGAGTTACACTGGAAGACTCCACCCACCTGTATCACCTGAGTTACACTGGGAGACTCCACCCACCTGTATGACCTGAGTTACACTGGGAGACTCCACCCACCTGTATGACCTGAGTTACACTGGAAGACTCCACCCACCTGGATCACCTGAGTTACACTGGAAGACTCCGCCCACCTGTATCACCTGAGTTACACTGGAAGATCCGCCCACCTGGATCACCTGAGTTTCACTGGAAGACTCCGCCCACCTGTATCACCTGAGTTACACTGGAAGACTCCGCCCACCTGTATCACCTGAGTTACACTGGAAGACTCCGCCCACCTGATCACCTGAGTTACACTGGAAGACTCCGCCCACCTGGATCACCTGAGTTACACTGGAAGACTCCGCCCACCTGTATCACCTGAGTTACACTGGAAGACTCCACCCACCTGGATCACCTGAGTTACACTGGAAGACTCCGCCCACCTGGATCACCTGAGTTACACTGGAAGACTCAACTGTCCTAGATCACTGGAGTTACACTGGGGTGGAAGACTACTGTCATCTAGATCACCTGAGTTACACTGGGGTGGAAGACTACTGTCATCTAGATCACCTGAGTTACACTGGGGTGGAAGACTACTGTCATCTAGATCACCTGAGTTACACTGGGGTGGAAGACTACTGTCATCTAGATCACCTGAGTTACACTGGGGTGGAAGACTACTGTCATCTAGATCACCTGAGTTACACTGGGGTGGAAGACTACTGTCATCTAGATCACCTGAGTTACACTGGGGTGGAAGACTACTGTCATCTAGATCACCTGAGTTACACTGGGGTGGAAGACTACTGTCATCTAGATCACCTGAGTTACACTGGGGTGGAAGACTACTGTCATCTAGATCACCTGAGTTACACTGGGGTGAAGACTCCACCCAGATCACCTGAGTTACACTGGGGGAAGACTAGATCACCTGAGTTACACTGGGAAGTAGGAAGACTACTGTCATCTAGATCACCTGAGTTACACTGGGGTGGAAGACTACTGTCATCATCACCTAGATCACTGTCATCTGGAGTTACACTGGGGTGGAAGACTCTACTGTCATCTAGATCACCTGAGTTACACTGGAAGACTCCACCCACCTGTCATCTAGATCACCTGAGTTACACTGGAAGACTCATCTAGATCACCTGAGTTACACCTGTCATCTAGATCACCTGAGTTACACTGGAAGACTCCACTGTCACCTAGATCACCTGAGTTACACTGGGGTGGAAGACTACTGTCATCTAGATCACCTGAGTTACACTGGGGTGGAAGACTACTGTCATCTAGATCACCTGGAGTTACACTGGGGTGGAAGACTACTGTCATCTAGATCACCTGAGTTACACTGGGGTGGAAGACTCTACTGTCATCTAGATCACTGGAGTTACACTGGGGTGGAAGACTCTACTGTCATCTAGATCACTGGAGTTACACTGGGGTGGAAGACTACTGTCATCTAGATCACCTGGGTTACACTGGAAGACTCTACTGTCATCTAGATCACCTGAGTTACACTGGAAGACTCTACTGTCATCTAGATCACCTGAGTTACACTGGGGTGGAAGACTACTGTCATCTAGATCACCTGAGTTACACTGGAAGACTCTACTGTCATCTAGATCACTGGAGTTACACTGGGGTGGAAGACTACTGTCATCTAGATCACCTGAAGAGTTACACTGGGGTGGAAGACTACTGTCATCTAGATCACCTGAGTTACACTGGGGTGGAAGACTACTGTCATCTAGATCACCTGTCATCTAGATCACCTACACTGGGGTGGAAGACTACTGTCATCTAGATCACCTGAGTTACACTGGGGTGGAAGACTACTGTCATCTAGATCACCTGAGTTACACTGGGGTGGAAGACTACTGTCATCTAGATCACCTGAGTTACACTGGGGTGGAAGACTACTGTCATCTAGATCACCTGAGTTACACTGGGGTGGAAGACTACTGTCATCTAGATCACCTGAGTTACACTGGGGTGGAAGACTACTGTCATCTAGATCACCTGAGTTACACTGGGGTGGAAGACTCTACTGTCATCTAGATCACCTGAGTTACACTGGGGTGGAAGACTACTGTCATCTAGATCACCTGAGTTACACTGGGGTGGAAGACTACTGTCATCTAGATCACCTGAGTTACACTGGGGTGGAAGACTACTGTCATCTAGATCACCTGAGTTACACTGGGGTGGAAGACTACTGTCATCTAGATCACCTGAGTTACACTGGGGTGGAAGACTACTGTCATCTAGATCACCTGAGTTACACTGGGGTGGAAGACTACTGTCATCTAGATCACCTGAGTTACACTGGGGTGGAAGACTACTGTCATCTAGATCACCTGAGTTACACTGGGGTGGAAGACTACTGTCATCTAGATCACCTGAGTTACACTGGGTGGAAGACTACTGTCATCTAGATCACCTGAGTTACACTGGGGTGGAAGACTACTGTCATCTAGATCACCTGAGTTACACTGGGGTGGAAGACTACTGTCATCTAGATCACCTGAGTTACACTGGGGTGGAAGACTACTGTCATCTAGATCACCTGAGTTACACTGGGGTGGAAGACTACTGTCATCTAGATCACCTGAGTTACACTGGGGTGGAAGACTACTGTCATCTAGATCACCTGAGTTACACTGGGGTGGAAGACTACTGTCATCTAGATCACCTGAGTTACACTGGGGTGGAAGACTACTGTCATCTAGATCACCTGAGTTACACTGGGGTGGAAGACTCTACTGTCATCTAGATCACCTGAGTTACACTGGGGTGGAAGACTACTGTCATCTAGATCACCTGAGTTACACTGGGGTGGAAGACTACTGTCATCTAGATCACCTGAGTTACACTGGGGTGGAAGACTACTGTCATCTAGATCACTGGAGTTACACTGGGGTGGAAGACTCTACTGTCATCTAGATCACCTGAGTtacactgtgtctctctctctctttttatttaacgaggcaagtcagttaagaacaaatagttatttacaatgacggccgaggaacagtgggttaactgccttgttcaggggcagaacgacagatttgtaccttgtcagctcggggatttgaacttgcaacatttaGGTTACGAgcccaacgctcaaaccactaggctaccctgctgcccctgtttctctgtctgtttctctgtctgtttctctgtctgtttctctgtctgtttctctgtctgtttctctgtctttctctttctctgtctgtctctctctctctctgtctctctgtgtctctctcctctcgctctctctctctgtgtctctgtctctgtctctctctctttctctgtctctgtctgtctctctgtgtctctctctctcctctctctctctctctgtgtctgtctctctctgtgtctgtctctctctgtctctgtctgtctctctgtgtctccctctctctctctctctctgtgtctctgtctctgtctctctctctctctctgtctctgtctgtctctctgtgtctcctctctctctctctctctctctctctgtgtctctctctctctctctctgtgtgtctctgtctctgtctctctctctgtctctgtctggctctctgtgtctctgtctctctcatgccaTCTCAATTTCCTCTGAGgcgtctggtgtgtgtgtacacgtatGGAGGGGCTCAAAGAGAGGTCTCACCGTCACCGTGGCTGCTGTCACCATAGCGACAAGACCCCTGCACTTGTTTAATTGgagtcatccccctctccctccccctctcttgaGAGGCAGACTGAGGTCtttaagagagggaggg carries:
- the LOC127920836 gene encoding salivary glue protein Sgs-4-like — protein: MVTAATVTCNSGDLDDSSLPPQCNSGDLDDSSLPPQCNSGDLDDSSLPPQCNSGDLDDSSLPPQCNSGDLDDSSLPPQCNSGDLDDSSLPPQCNSGDLDDSSLPPQCNSGDLDDSSLPPQCNSGDLDDSSLPPQCNSSDLDDSRVFQCNSGDLDDSSLPPQCNSGDLDDSRVFQCNSGDLDDSRVFQCNPGDLDDSSLPPQCNSSDLDDSRVFHPSVTPVI